The region GGTGTCGACGTTTTAATGCTGGTGTTATTTACCTGCgaggcaccaacactttggaactccctgcctattgatatcaggcaagcGCCTTCACTGTGCTCCTTCCAGCGCCAACTAAAAACATTTGTGTTTAGATGAGCCTAACCAGGTGTTTAGTGAGGAATTGTGCAGGGATACAGGTGAccataagggatgcgggtggtgctgtgggttaagccacagagcctagggcttgccgatcagaaggttggcggttcgaaaccccgcgatgggatgagctcccattgctcggtccctgcccctgccaacatagcagttcgaaagcacgtccaagtgcaagtagataaataggaaccgctacagcgggaaggtaaacggcgtttccatgtgctgctctggttcgccagaagcggctttgtcatgctggccacatgacctggaagccatatgccggctccctctgccaataatgcgagatgagcgcgcaaccccagagtcggtcacgactggacctgatggtcatgggtccctttacctttacctgtgacCATATCTACCAAGCGAGTGATCAATtctgccttcaccaacctggtgccctcagatgtggttgaactacaactcccaccaggaggggagagttgctcttgtgttcgaatcctgcttgtgggattctcaAAGGCAAttggctggccacagtgagaacagggtgccAGACAAGATGAGccgctggcctcatccagcaggctcttcaaaGGTTCttagcagggtggatttgatttaaatcaaattgatttaaatcacaatttaaatcttaataataataataataataataataataataatatatttataccccgcccatttggctgggtttccccagccactctgggcggcttccaacaagataccaaaatacaatgatctattaaacattaaaagcttccctaaacagggctgccttcagatgtctcctaaaagtctggctAGTCAGtgagacttgatttaaatctcttttttttttttacagaaagattcattcttgctggtgtattcttaatatttacaaccagatgaaggtttcatttttggaataacaacttttcagagtagtttttacagttatatcaaaaattactgatttggttatactattagaaatacatagaccaataattatgaaattattgtgaggtttaactGTTAACTGTTTACATTTGAAGTtatttttctgctgtactttattggaaggagaaaaacaatcatttccttaataacaatttaaacaatttattcaactaaaacaacaacattatagcatatgtatccatgtttcttAACCGATGTAGTTAAACAATTTCTTTTCAAAAACCCACCTTAGATTGAGTTTTAGCATACATGAAAAACTTAggacaaatccttatttcctgatgaatagcctttgtactataatgtaacttaagtaGAAAACTACCTTTAGAAAGatctttcctccaaaagcattttattttaaaaatccaatttgaatttaaaaaatccgatttttttaaaatctttgattttttatccaccctggttctgAGCAGCACTTTGGGTCAGAGGCTCCCCCAAATTCCataccaaaaaagggggggggcttagtTTAGTTTTGATTCACAGAGAAAAGCATTTGGGGTATAATTTCCTTTTGTTTCCCAAAGAACTCCAGATTGTTCAAGACGAGACGGGGCCGCAGATTAAGGAAGAGCAGGAGGAAATCCACATCAAGGAAGAGCCTCCGTCTCCCGCGAGCCCCGGCAACGGTGAATGTTGGGGCCCCTTGGGCAGAGAAGCAGGAGCCCTTCCTGGGTCTGGGCCCTGGGATGAGCACCAAGAACAGACCACCCGCAGCAACGCCCTTGGCTGTTCTTCGGGTTGGCGAGGCTCGTTTGACAACCCTGAGAAATGGAGCCTTGAGCATTGTCGGCCTGGTCCTGCGGAACTCCccgccactagagattcagcaggcgccttctgCGCCCGACTTTTAAACGCCTACTGTACTTCGCCAGCCCTAGGCAGGCAGTTATGAACACCTCCTTTCCACCACGGTTAATTGGGCTCTGCTTTTAAATGGTCTTCTGCaacggtcggcaaactttttcagcagggggccggtccaccgtccctcagaccttgtgtgggggccagactatatggggggggggaatgaatgaattcctgtgccccacaaataacgcagaggtgcattttaaataaaaggacacattctacttatgtaaaaacacgctgattcccggaccgtccgagggTCGGATTAAGAAGGCaatcgggccgcatccggcccacgggccttaggttgcctacccctgttttaaagtAATTTGATAAACAGAAAAGCAGCTCAGTGTGGGATGACATTCGTCCGCAACCTCTGCTGTTGTTGGACTTTTTCTGCATGTTGGCCTTTTCCCGTCGGTAAAATGACGGttggattcttgggggggggcagcagggggcggAAAAGATTGCTGGGGAATGATGACCAACTTTTGTCTCCTCTCTCATCCACAGGGCCACTTGTTCCTGCCTGGAttaaacaggaggaggaagaagaagaagaggaagaagaagaggaggaggaggaggaacagcccATCGAGGTTCAGCAGGTCTTGGTTCCGGCAGGTGAGGGCTGGCttgggaagaatcatagaatccgtAGAGTCAGGAGggttctgagggtcatctagtccaacccctcgcaGAGAGGAGGATGGCCTTTTAGTTTTCGGCATAGAATAGTGCTGTTGGGGAGATGTTGCGGTTTACTAACAGTCCGTAGCATTCTTCAGGCAGACCCACATCCTGCTAGACCCTCAATCTTTCAGTGTGGCGGCacctaaactctggaactccctgcctgttgatgtcAGCCTTTGCTGTGTaccctttttggcacctgctaaagacATTCTTGCTTAGGAAAGCCTTCCCAAGTgcttgttttaatctgtttttagtcctgTTGTGATTTCAACTTTTCAAGtgttaaaacctcaaagcagtttgcaaaaagagtAAGATTATTATTAAGAAACGAAAACATTCAAGGAAGTTCCTGGCTCAATGCCCAATGGCATCTCtcggcaaggtggggggggggaccctggagagctgctgccagtcagtgtactgtagacaatacagagctacatGGAGCAACACTCTGACTCCTTGTTAAATCAGCCCTTGATTtagaacaatgaggactagaatcttgctttatttttaggggagCTCAGCAGTAGAGCCTCTACttggcatgcaggaggtcccagggtcAGCCCCCAGTGAcctctctaggtagggctgggaatgtctccttgtctgaaaccccagacaactgctgcctgccagtgtagacagGATGGACCCAATGATCTAACAGCTTCCTGTGAGCCTCAGGAGACACTTCCTTGCCCCTGCCCAGCCCCCTTTTCATAAAGGTGGTTTGCTTTTCGCCCCAGCTGGACGCCGGACGCCGTGCAGGaccgcagaggaggaggaggaaaccgaCCAGAAGTCAGCCGCCCCACCCAACGCAACAGAGGACCCCAAGCGAAAAGCGGCAGAAGGCAACCTCTTCCAGTGCGACATGTGTGCTGCGGACGGCTCGCCACGGACGGCCTCCGCCGACCACCCCTACAGCCGCAAGCGGAAGTTCCAGTGCACGGGATGCAACCGGAGCTTTGCATTCCAGGGCCAGCTCTCACAGCACCTTCTGACGCATGCCCCCGGCGCCCAGTTCCCGTGCGCCCAGTGCAACCTGTGCTTCTCCAGCCAGAAGTCGCTGGCCGTCCACGAGCGCGTCCACTCGGCCGACTGGGCCCTGCCCTGCTCCGTCTGCAGCAAGTCCGGCCCGGCTGCCTTTGACCAGAACCAGCAGTCCCCCGCGCCCGGCCCGCCCGCCCCCTGCCTGGAGTGCAGCGTCTACTTCACTGACCCGGCCGCCCTGGCCGCCCACCGGCGCATGCACTCGGACGACTGGCCTTTCCGCTGCCCGCAGTGCGACCGGACCTTCGTGCACCAGGGGCTGCTGCTGGAGCACCTGGAGAACCACAGCCGCATGCAGAGCCGGCGCTGCCACACCTGCGGGTCGTGGCTGTCCTACAAAGGGACCTTGATGCCCAGCGGGGCCCGCCTGTTCCACTGCAAGAGGTGCAACACCGCCGGGCGAGTCCCAGGGGACTTGAGGGCCTGAGGCGGGAGAATTCGACCCGCCATCATTGAGGGGGCAGCCCTCAAACAGGCACAGAGAGCATTCTCCTGGCAGGTCCTTTGAGCTCAGCAAGGCAGTCGGGGATCCCTCTCTTGGGAGAAAACGGGGCATTCTCCCCCGAGACCCGCGCAACTTTGCTTGCGGCTTTGTGCAGGTGGCAGGAAGACAGACCATTAAACGGAGAgccaagcttgggggggggagagaagcaagcaGAAAGGGACGCTCAAGATTTGGCGTGGCTTTCCCCGAGCCTGGCAAGCAAGGTGGCAGCGGGCCGAAAAAGCTTTTCCCCTGCTGGGTTTCCTTGCCCCGCTTTCCTGTGCTGGGGTTTAAGTCTTCCGCCCCCCCTGGGAGCCTCCAACAGCCTTCGCGAGGCCTTGCGGAGCCCGGTAAGGTGGGGGTAGTCACTCGGGCTCCCGTCTGTGCGTTTTCCTGCCCTTGTGTGCAAACCTCCAGGACGTATTCCCCAGGGCCTAAACTGCAGGTCTGCTGCACCGCTCAGTCCTTCTAGTGGCTCAGAAAGTGGAGCAGCATTCCTGGGATGGCCAAGCCTCTCGTTGTGAAGGAGGGGTGTCTCTCTCCCTGGCCAAGATGGGCCCAGCTAGGATTTTGCGGTGTGGCAAAGCTGTGGCCCTCGCCCGCCACACACCATCAGTGGAAGCAGTTGGgcaggggggggtggagagggccTTGTTAACTTTCCCCCTGCAGTCCTCCTCCATTTCTGCGGCCTCAATAAGCCCcggttccttttcctttttgcaaacttttctcttttctctcggGCTCTGCTCGCCTGAGGGACACTCCCCCGGCAGAGCGGTGCCTGCCTAGATTTCTGCCCGTCTTGCAGGGGGGCGGCACGTGCTGAACGCCCAGGGATGAGTAGGGAAGGCAACAGCGCTGAGACGTGAACCCCTGTTGATAACAGCAGATCCAGCTCTGTGGAAGGTTTGGCCCTTGGCGCAGCCTCCGCTCTCTTCCCCCCCAGGGCCGCAGGCACAAATCCCCGCAAAATACCCAAACGAGGGGAAGGCCTTTTCAGTGACTTTTGCAGCGGCCAGCTCTGGGGCCTCTCCTCGAAGACAGCTGCTGAAGCCCCCTAGAGTGGCACGTTGAATGCCCAGTGGCCTATGGGGTCCAGGCATGAACCCAGTAcacttggggtgtgtgtatgaCCCCCTCAAATCATCCCCAAGGAAACCTCTTGGCAATGCCACTTCCTTCCACAGCTGCCAAGAACGGATGGCTCGCTTTGCCtcctctgttctcccccccccccccagcaagcccGTTTCCTCCATGCCTGCTGCTTCTGGGCTACTGGAGGCCCTAGAGCTCCTCACTAGGTGGTTgccactgccccctgccccacagaGGTGGATCGGGGTCTTCTTAAAGGGGCAGCCACCCTGGCAAAGGTGATCCCCTGTGGATCTGTGATGTGTGCCAGCTTTAACCTGCCCGCTTTCCAGTTTTCTGGGTCCCTCCTTAGGTCTTCATCCCGCTCTCCATCCCGGACTTCAGAGGTTCTGGTCCTGCCCTTGCCACAGTCGCTCTTGCCTTTCCAAAGCAGGGGTTCAAGGAGATGTTTTGCCGCAGTTTGGGTGAAACAGGTTGGCTGCTGTGCTCTTTGTGTAGTCTTGTTGTCCTTGCGCCCCCCGGTCCGTGATCATATTACGGGACGTTCAACCTCTGGAAGATTTCCTTATGCCTTTTATAAATAGGAACATGGCTCGCTTCCTTAAGCTCCGTTTGTGGCTGTGGCGTCTTCCGCTGTCCCCTTGAAGTTGTGAATCCTGCTCCTTACACCATAATCAGATGAAAGGCTTTCCTGCGGGTTCCTTCCTCCGCAGGTTGACcttcaactcctatcagcccagtCCCCATGGCCCGTGGTCAGGACTGACTCTGGGACCATTGCTTTTGCCGCCCTTAAAGCTGCGTTGGTGGCTCCTTCCCCATCTGAGAAGCGTAAAGTTCATATAGCAAGCCATACCCTCGGTGGGGCTGGTTGATGTTGGTTGAGAGTCCTTTGGGGGGCCATCTCGACATCTGCTTTGGCACTGGAAGGTAGCTtctctgccacattctgggtggACTTAAAGGCGCTGTTCCCCTGTCCCCGGTTTGGGATTAATTTccactgcaggaatctcctgtAACCTCTTTGCTGTGGAGCTGACACACGAGTTTAAAGCATTGCTGGAGTTACCGGtatgaaaataaaaatttaaaaaacaacctagTGCGTAACCTTTTCATTTTGGAGTGCCTtgttagaaggcagccctgtttagggacgttgttaatgtttgatgttttatcgtgtttttaatattctgttggaagctgcccagaatggctggagaaacccagccagatgggcgggtataaatattattattattgttgttgttgttgttgaacataCATAAAAGAGTAACTGCAAAATCCTGGGACAAACTCGAGTAACTTTAACTCACTGGGATATGTGGGGGGGTCCATTGTTCTGTATAGCTGTAGTAGGGAATCCCCCCCCAATAGCCACACCATTGTGATATTTAAGATACATTTAGTTGGTCATGGTGGTGACTGCTGGGGAACCCAAAAAAGTGGAGTCCACAGGCTTATAAATTACACAAACTAAACAATGACAGGCAACacgctgctaataataatattagtagcatgtatatttttttataattctTAAACAGAAAATATATGATGGAGTCACAAATACGGTAGTACAATGCAATCAAAATTGCACGAACCAAATTAGAACAAGGAGTCAGATAATATCACAGAGGCAAACAATCCTTTCAACAGTCACAATCTGGGGGAGTCTGCATCTGCCTTCTGAGAGAAATCTGATCCCGTCGGTTGCAAACTGCGGTCTGCTGCCGGCTGCATTCCTAAGCTGGGAGCTAGCGTATTCATGACAAGGTATAGTTTTTGCTGGCAATTTCCCCTCAGTGGAAACTTCTGTGGGGCGGAGAAAGAAAGCGCGTCCATTAGCCAGCCACGCCGTCAGGGGGTCCGCAcggaacttcaactcccatcatccactctCTAACGCAGCCGACGGCGCTGGCATTTGAACAGAGGTGGATGCCGCAAGCTTGAAGCTGATGGATATTTGTGGATGCAAACTGGTTGCCATTCACTTTTGGAAGCCTATTTGGCAGATGTTGACAAGCCGCAGCCAGATATTGGATAGTGACATCACAGGGACTCCGTAGCCAACGGCAACAGCTGGAAGGGCAC is a window of Zootoca vivipara chromosome 12, rZooViv1.1, whole genome shotgun sequence DNA encoding:
- the LOC118092244 gene encoding zinc finger protein 398; protein product: MEFEVSESCRRLPSRPAAPCKATFNGDRKELVPEASSWSAVEDTALPSHGARLQGLERRMVAAEQKWVGCERVVAEMGQELESKLSALGTLIQENSLLQRRLDNLENLLKNRNFWILRLPPGAKGEIPQVPVTFGDISVHFDAQEWANLDEGQKELYKGVMRSNYEMLVSLDYAISKPRILSQIERGEEPRVEDLGDSEAEELPVDPGSPIAATDASSWDGEEVKEEARPFDDPEESQEMNLAIDPDLELQIVQDETGPQIKEEQEEIHIKEEPPSPASPGNGPLVPAWIKQEEEEEEEEEEEEEEEEQPIEVQQVLVPAGEGWLGKNHRIRRVRRVLRLPVSLRRHFLAPAQPPFHKGGLLFAPAGRRTPCRTAEEEEETDQKSAAPPNATEDPKRKAAEGNLFQCDMCAADGSPRTASADHPYSRKRKFQCTGCNRSFAFQGQLSQHLLTHAPGAQFPCAQCNLCFSSQKSLAVHERVHSADWALPCSVCSKSGPAAFDQNQQSPAPGPPAPCLECSVYFTDPAALAAHRRMHSDDWPFRCPQCDRTFVHQGLLLEHLENHSRMQSRRCHTCGSWLSYKGTLMPSGARLFHCKRCNTAGRVPGDLRA